aaaattttgttatgttttatggcTACATGCACACACGTTTTTTTGTTGCTGggttttttgttgctggaaatgatctttcatgttCATCTTCCAATGACAGATAAACAAACCCATGCTGTATGCATAGCGCCTGTTctattctatagagagggggacaagcgagcagcaccctgcgGAACTCTTCCTATTAACTTGCATAGCAATTATTCATGGATGAACGATGTCGGGTAATCGCCGCACACATATAAGATTCTTGTCCGAGACGAGCACAACCTCTCATCTTGGGAGACAATTATCTGACGTTTATATGCAGCCTTAAGATGTCCAAAATACCTTTTCTAAATTAGTGTGCGCTTAGAGCTCCATTGATAAAACGGGGAATCGGACATCCCCTCAAATCttctcttgtgggaatcaattactgctattgaaacatatTATCCTGAATGATTCCCATGTGGTAATGTTTGAGGAAATATCAGATTCATTGAAGAGAGGTGTTCTATAATGTATTCTATATTTATAGCTCTATGTATATGTATTAGTGCGGCAGCAATTATTCTCCATGAATAAAATCCAGTGCATGAGCACCATCaatctaggacaggaaatgtgttactggcagggtcACTAGGTGGGGAAAAAGGTCAAAAAGCCcaataaaaaatgcagctacCCTATCTGCGTAacctgtaaaatattacatttctttcctgtaggtcttaaataattttaaagcagttCTCTTTACCTGTCCATCACAGAAGGTGTTGAAATAGTTAACTTTTTGGAGAGGAGAAAGTTTACCGCATTCCATAGCAGCATTCCATACACGCAGCTGTTACAGAACCTGAAGCCTTGAGTACCCCTTTTTGTTGTGCAATACCCTCATAATACTTTAGCCAATGTGCTGCTGGTCTCTCCAATAAGCATGTCCATGTGGTATAATTTCTTACACATGCTTCTGCAGAAAAATTTggaatattgttaaaaaataaaaattcttcacATGCTTGTAGCAGTATTAAGACAAGTGATGtcacaatatatttcattttgttcacTCCATTAAATACCTTTTGGGGGATTGAGcaataatattaaatgttatatGCATATTGCTGCATTTACAAATCTGTTTTGCAATTCAGCAGTAATGAGCCTTGAGCAATGTCAtgcaaaacatacatataaatgttgAGTGAAAAAACGTCTCAAAGCTCCCTCACGTAATCCCTAATTTTGTGGTTTCTGGCAACTGGTAGCACTATGGACACTTAGTGTTATTGGGAACTGCAGAAAGTCTATTGATTTCAGTCAGAGGCAAGAATATCAGGAAAGCACATATGCAGTAGAGCCTGCAAATGTGATAAGTAAATATGGCTGCCCCTTGTTTTGCATATGGAATTGTAAACTATGCATAACCATAATTTTAAGTAAGCCATAAATGCATTTTGATCGGATTATTGAAGCACAAAAGACTACAGTTTGATGTGATCAAGTATTGGATTTCAATTTACTCTTACTCTCTTGTTTGCTTAGTTTTTAGGGTAAACGtgttgattgattgattttgtttttcagttgtcTTTTGCTCTTCTTCTCATAATTGTGGAAGGGGTCTTTGCATCTACACCCACCTATCAGTGGATAGACCAAGAAACTGGGGAAGTGGTCACTTGTCAGCAGTGTCCCCAAGGGACCTATGTGGCCAATCACTGCACATCGACAAGTAAGACGAAGTGCCAGCCTTGCCCGGAACAGCATTACACCTCATACTGGAATTATGTGGAGAAATGCCGCTTCTGTAACGTCATTTGTGAGGACAGAGAGCAGATAAAACATGAATGCAACTCCACACATAATAGGATCTGTGAATGCAAGCCGGGCTACCGCCGGGACTCTGATTATTGCGTCAGGGATTGCAGAAATTTAACAGATATTGGTAGGTTGTGATCATATTCTGTATTAAAAGCCCAATGAAGCAGTAAATGTAATCAATAAGCCTTTTGATGTTATTGCACAAATGCCCACCTCTCtgaattttatataatttcttgCAGCCAGTTTTATTCATCTCTTTATTGCAGTCAGACCGGAGCCTCTTGTTTTTTTGATGAGATAACATGTAGCGCCATGCTTTGAATGCCACAGTGCTGTGCCGTCCCCATCCGATGGTCAGCTGGGTTTTTTCCAGTGTTGCTGCAATCTTTGCTGTTAGCTGGAAAGAATATTGCACCACTTCTGATGGCTAGAAAAGAAATTGATCTAGTACATTCAGCCGGTCTTGTTCTGTAATAATGATGGGATTTTGCAGATAAAGCTTCCTCGTCTGTAATGACTACTAGGAACATACCTTAATACATGGAACTCTGTTGCCTAGTATGGAATGTTGTCAAGGCAAATGTTATGTGTACATAAACAAATAAGAAGTGTGAAACATCTTGTTCCAAGTTCTAGACCCATGGTACAAAGAAGTCTGAGGCAGGGGGTAATCATGACTGAGGTTTGAAATTGTTTTCAAATTGCCAGGGTTTAGCATGACATGGATAACTGAGAACCTTATCAGGCATAGCTGAAGATGTTTTTCCACGTTCTTCCAGCTTGGTGCACATAGGTGCTTTTTGTAGCATGTTCACGAAAACATTAGTGTTCTCTTAATACACAGATGGAACAGAAGTAGCATGTAACAGCCATTATTTGGAACATaattatcaatacatttttttaaagatcgcAACGCTAAATGTTGTCAGTGGGTATAACTCCACATATGGTGAGGTTGGTG
This Pyxicephalus adspersus chromosome 6, UCB_Pads_2.0, whole genome shotgun sequence DNA region includes the following protein-coding sequences:
- the TNFRSF6B gene encoding tumor necrosis factor receptor superfamily member 6B — encoded protein: MNIFGLKLSFALLLIIVEGVFASTPTYQWIDQETGEVVTCQQCPQGTYVANHCTSTSKTKCQPCPEQHYTSYWNYVEKCRFCNVICEDREQIKHECNSTHNRICECKPGYRRDSDYCVRDCRNLTDIDDSECDAEVIKFVARQNLSFQSFQRLLKVVNERDVSGKKNFNQKKVRSLLRQIKHTDPNHALLPRLMELVKEANLTHLEKELRKRFLHNEEDGYIVPQFL